The DNA window CCACGCTGGCATCGTTCGGGACCCGCTGGTCTCTCGGTATCTCGCCGTTCAGGAACAGCACTACGACCCCGACCAGGCCGACGCGCCCGGCCGAATGCCCGGACAGGCCCGGAATCTTGAGGAAGTCCAGCAGATACGTGGGATAGCGGCCACAGAGACCGCCCGCGAGGCACTGGAGAACGGCGACATGACCAGCCTGAAACACCTCACCGGTCAGCAGGACCAGCGGGCCGATATCTCCGGGATGAAAGCTATCAGCAAAATAGACCAGATCATCGAATCTCCCGCGCCGGTGATTGTCCTCTTGGGCGAGATGGGCGCGGGCAAGACGAACATGGCCGGCCTCATCGGCCAACGGGCGAAGCACTTGCTCGGCGTCGAGCAGATCGCCAGCAACATCAAATCACTCAGCGAGACGACCGAGTGGGTCGATAGCACCGGCGAGGTTCGGAACGGCTACGTCCCGAATCATCACACGCTGGAGCAGTGGGTCCAGCAGGACGGCGACCCGCTCGACCATCCCCAGCAGGCCAAGCTATTCATCGGCGACGAGTTCAGCAGTAAGGCGACAGGAACGGGCAAACAGGGCCACCTCACTCGGCAGAAGATGGGGCCACTCGTCTACAAGATTCGGAAGTACAACGGCCTCCTCATCTACATCGCACACGACGAGAGCTCTATTCACCCGCTGCTGTGGCGGCTCGGCGTCATCATCAAGAAGACCAGCAAGAAGGAAGCCGTCGTCGCCGAGCGGGTGAAGAACGGCCAGCTTCGGGATACGTTCATGGAGATCGAGGGGATTCCGCCGACAGACTGGCGCTACAACGACAAAGAGGCGAGTTCGTGGTCGTGGACAGACGGCGAAGAAGAGGAGGAGCCCGACCCGGACGAAGTGGCCTACGACGTGGCGCTATGGACCGTACGGAGATGCAAAGAAGACGGCCTGACGCACCGGGAAACGGCGAAATATGTGCCCTTCGGAAAATCGTGGGTTGGGAAACGGTGGCCCGAAATCCAGGACGGTGACCACGATATGGCCATGGACAGAGTGCGGAGTATAACTGCATGACAGCAGCGGTGTGTCCGTCTGTCCACGTCCACACAGGGGGCTTTACGACTGGCCCACAGCCGCCCTCTGGTCACACGGAGACCGAGAGGGAATCCATGGGCCGACCGTCTGAGCGACGAGAGGAGTGTATATATAAAACCGCGCGAAGCACGCGATGAATCGCAGTCACAAAGCGAACCACTACGGGACGCTCGTCGAGCGGAAGGCCGCCGAGCGATATGGGCTGGAGTTAGATCGGGCGAGCTGGCACGACGCGCGGCGAGAAGATGGGACGCCAGTTGAGATCAAGTCCGCGATGCACCGTCACAGCGATGGGCAGCCGGGAACGTTCAAACTCTACGACCAGTACCACGACAAGCTACGGGCGGCAGATGGGTGGTATGTCTTCGGTGTGTACCGAGTTCGTGGGCAAGGTGTGGAGGTTCTACACTGGGAAATGAGGCATTCGTCAAGGCTTCCTCTGTTGCACTGGCACGGCGGAGGTGACCACCGCAATGCAGACCAAGCAAAAATAGAATTAGCTGACATATTTTAATCTTGAATATTATATGAAGAGAGGGCGAATAATAAATCATGGAAGAGCTTAGAGATTTCATATACTTAGACGATGTTAGTGTTAATAGCCATCTATCGTCTTTAGGTCACGGAGTTCCATCAGCAATTACTGAGTCAGAAGAAGATCAAGAAGAGAAGTCAGGAAGTTTGGCTGGGAAAATATGGGGTATTGGTGGAGAAGGAGGATATTCAAAACAGGATATAAACAGTACTCAAACCAAGCTGGAAATCACTGCTCCCTATCGGTTCCGCGATTTACTCTCGACTCTCAAAGACAAGGGAATACAGATTCACGAAAATCCAGATCCAGAATACAGGCAATCAGGAGATATGGTGAGGCTTGAAGGCGTTATCGAACCAATGGCTTTATTCAAAGTTGAAGCTGCTGTTAAAGAGCTCTCTGAAATATTCAGTCCTGATCTTGTTGATGACGTTCATAATATTAACCAAGAGCCAGGAAAGGATGGTTGGAGTAAAGAGCAAACTCAACAAATTCAATCTGTTGCATCATTTGTCGAGAAAATGACTGGTGAAGAAATTCCACTAAGAATGAAAACCCCTGGGGGACATTACGGTGTTCCACTAGACAGGACGAAAATGCGAAAAGATCCGGTCAAACAGTTTGGGGACGAGAAAGAATTCACCGTCATTGGACGGATAGATAGGACTCTCCAAAGCGGAGAAAGCTGGGATCCCGTAAGCGCTTCAAGTGCCCCAGAAGAATATATTTCTGAGGACACTGGGGAATGGAGCGCCCAATTGAGGAAAATAAGTAGTCAATTCAATTTGCAGGTTGAAATAAAGGATTGGGAACTCTCTGGACCGTCCGCAATAATCCATCCAATTGGTCTATTCTGGTAGGCGTATGCGGTGTATTTTGATTCAGTGGCCTTAGCCACACGACTAAGGGGAACCCGGAAGCTCGTCTTCCGGGTTCCCCCTGGTCGCGCGGCTGGGTGACGTGACCGAAGGGAACGATCCCAGCCGCGCGACGCGCGATTTCCGGGTGAAAGAGCACAGAATTGCCGCTAAAACAGGGTGAGAGACAGTGATGCCTCTATCCAGGGGCCGGCGCTACCCGCCGCGCCACTCGTCAGCTGGCGGGCAGCCGGCGGCCTTCCAGGCCTCGAAGTCGAAGGCCTCGTTTCGCCGCTCCTGCTCCTCGCGGCTCATGTAGTCGTCCTGGCGGTAGCCCTTCTGGAAGGCGTTCCGTAGGTCTCGGAATCGCTCACGGCCCGTCTCAACCGTCTCTACGACGACGTGAATCCCGTAGGTGTTCGCCTCGACACACTCCGAGTAGGCCGTACGGATCTCTCGAAGGATCTCTTTCGCCTCGTCGAAGTCCTCTGGTGTGTAGCCCGCCTTCAGCAGTTTCCGGCAGTCGTCGGCTTCGACTTCCGAAATCGCATACTCGCGACGAACTCGCGCCCATCGTGATCGAGCGCGTTCCTCCGCGGCGTCGGCCAGCTCCATCGTCGCGCTCCCGATCTCCTGCTGGAACCGGTCACCGGCAGCGCGAACCCGCTTCAGCAATTCCTGCTGAATCTTCTTCGACTCTAATTCGAGTTCGCCGTAGGTGTGCCGAATCAGCCCCTCCAGCCGGTCGACCACCTCACGTATCGTCCGGTACGTGTAGCCGGTCTTCTCGGCGGCCTCCTGGGGCGAGACCTTCCCGCCGTCGGTCAGTAGCATCTCCGTCACGTCCCGGTCGGCAGTCGTCATATCGCCCCACAGTTGCATCACGCGGTGTTCCTGGTCGTCTTCGATCTTCGGCAGCGGACACTGTACGAACTTCCGCGCTTCCGTGGTGTTCCGCACGTCCCAGTACGGGTCGAAGTCGACGAAGATACTGCTCTCGGCGGTCGTCGCCAGCCCACACCAGTCGAGGCAGTTCAGTATCGTCTCCTCCAGCTCCCGCCGGGCGTCGTCGAGGTCGTCCCACCGGA is part of the Haloarcula salinisoli genome and encodes:
- a CDS encoding DUF6414 family protein — encoded protein: MEELRDFIYLDDVSVNSHLSSLGHGVPSAITESEEDQEEKSGSLAGKIWGIGGEGGYSKQDINSTQTKLEITAPYRFRDLLSTLKDKGIQIHENPDPEYRQSGDMVRLEGVIEPMALFKVEAAVKELSEIFSPDLVDDVHNINQEPGKDGWSKEQTQQIQSVASFVEKMTGEEIPLRMKTPGGHYGVPLDRTKMRKDPVKQFGDEKEFTVIGRIDRTLQSGESWDPVSASSAPEEYISEDTGEWSAQLRKISSQFNLQVEIKDWELSGPSAIIHPIGLFW